The Pseudomonas cucumis sequence TGTAGGCCTACATCAAAAGCGCAAGGCTCATCGGAGCACAAGGTGACATCAATGAATTAGGGAAATGACCATGACCGTAGACATCAGCAACTACACAATCGCTACACCGCTTCCTATCTCCGACACCAACCCCATCGCACTTGAGCTCATCGGTTGGCGGGCACTGCTTGAATGCCCGGAAGTCGTTTCGATGCTTGCGGATGGCTCGCTGCAAATGACGGCACCGACGCTCGGCGCTTCGAGCAAAAGCACGCACCGGACGCGCTGCGAGTGGAAGGAGCCAGGTTATTGGCTGTTCGCCAGCGCTGCTGACCACTGGAACCGACAAGAAATGCGGCTGACCAAAGTCAACTCGCTGCAAAAGGTTGTGATAGGTCAGATTCATGTGCAGGGTTCAGAGCGACCACCTGTCAAAGTGTTTTGGAACAAAGGCCGAATCACCATGGGGTTTCGGTCGAGTTATCTTCAAGAAGACCCGGTGAACACGACTGTTCTGGAAAACGTGCCGCTCGGGGCACTGTTCAAAATCAACATTCACGCCAATTCGAATGGCGCGGTCTCCGTTTCGGCGAGCTGTAACGGCGTCAAATCGACCTCCGCAATCATGCGTCTCGACAACACCTGGGACACGAAAACGCTGGCCTTCCACGGCGGTGTGTACAACCAGATCGATTACTCCGACACCACCGACCCCGAAGACGGTTCGGTGTGCATCATCAGCGATCTTTCCATCACCCACGCTTGATATCGCCTGAGTAAAACGGACCTGTAGGAGCCAGGCTTGCCGGCGAAGACGTCCTCAAGGGCGCCTTCGTCGGCAAGTCGGATCGCCGCATCAACTCTTTGCAGGCAGCGCATCATCGGACAGTGTTTGGAAGCCATCCACCACCTTGTCTGTAGTAATGACCGCATCAAGGCCCCAGTCGCCAGGCAGGTGCCAATCCTCTCCAAACATCTCCGCCGGATGCATCGTGCGCTCGGAACCATTGCCGCATGCCAGGGACTTCGCCGGACAATACAGGTCGCATCCCCAACAGATCCGCTCGGGGTGCTTGGGGTTGACGGGGAAGTTCTTGGCCATGCCGATCTCCGATCATTGAGTGGCGTTTTTCCAACCTACAGCCCTTGCGCAACAGCAGCCTTGATACATATCAAGAATCGACATCCGGCCCCCCGCGCAATCCCTTGCCATCGGTTTAATTGCTCGAAACTTGATAACAATCATTATTGTTCGCAGCAAAGCTTCCTAGACTCGGGCTCCTACTCGTCAGTGCACAGGAAGCTATTATGCGTACCCCTTTTTCGCTGCCACTCGCCCTGCTCTTGCTCACACCATTGGCTCACGCCAAGGAATACCCGATCGGGGAACCACAGTTGTGTCCCGGGCTGGAAGTCGGGGCGGTGTATTTGCAGCCGATCGAAATGGCACCTGCCGGAATGATGCGCGCCACCGCGGATTCCGATGTCCACCTGGAAGCCGATATCCGGGCGACTGCGGACAATCGGCAGGGCTTTCAGGAAGGCAGTTTCGTGCCCTACCTGAATGTCTCTTTCAACCTGAAAAAACACGGCAGCGACCCCGAGATCAAAGGCGATTTCCACGCCATGGTGGCCAATGACGGCCCGCACTATGGCGATAATGTGAAGCTGCTTGGCCCCGGTAAATATCAGCTGACGTTCACTGTTCTGCCACCTGCCGGTCATGGCTCCCTCGGGCGCCACACCGACAAGGAAACCGGTGTCGCCCCCTGGTTCGAACGCTGCGAACTGCACTACGAATTCATCTACGCCGGCATCGGTAAAAAAGGCGGCTATTGAATGAAGCGCCTGCATCTTGCCTGGCTGATGGTGGCCGGAGCCGTTGCACCGCTCACGGTCCATGCTGAGTTGCCGAGCTTTGAGCTGATCCTGCGCGATGGCCACTTCACGCCGGCCTTGCTGGAGGTGCCGGCCGGACAGCGCTTCAAGATCGTTCTGAAGAACGTCGGCCAAGGGCCGGCCGAGTTCGAGAGCACGCCGTTGCGGGTTGAAAAAGTCCTGTCGCCGGGCGTGACGACCTTCGTGGTCATTCACCCGCTCAGGCCCGGTCACTACCCCTTTTTCGACGAGTTCAATCCGCAATTGCCCGAAGGCGGCATCCTCGCGAAATAACCTGTTAGCGCACGGAGCTTCCATGAATCAATCAATGTTCATCGTCTGGCGCGAAAGCGTCGAGGCGTTGCTGGTGATCGGTATTCTCCAGGCCTGGGCCGGCCAGCAAGGCCAACGTCATCGGCTGGTCAAATACCTGTGGGCGGGTGTGGTTCTGGGGTTGATGCTCTCGGGCCTGCTGGCGGTGTTGATTCTGTTTGCCGGTGAGGCCATGAGCGGGTCAGCCAGTGAATGGTTCCAGGCCGCACTCGCACTGGTTGCCAGCCTGTTGATGGTGCAAATGGTCGGCTGGATGCACCGTCACGGGCGCAGCCTCAACCACGATTTGCGACGGCACGCCGATAGCCACCTGGCTCGACAAGGAGGCGCAGGCCTATTACTGCTGGCCATGCTCGCGATCAGCCGCGAAGGCAGCGAAACGGTGGTCTTTCTCTATGGCGCCGGCGCCCGGTTGCGAGGTCCGCAGCTCGGTTTGTTTGCCGTCGGCGGCGTGTTGGGACTGGTGCTGTCGGTGCTGACCATTACGCTGCTGCACAGCAGTCGCCGATTCATTTCATGGCAACGATTTTTTGCCATCAGCGAAGTCATCCTGCTCATGCTCGGCGCAGCGTTGCTGGTCAGTGGCACCGAACGAATCGGCGGCCAATTGCTCGCCCTGGATTTTCCGGAGGGGGTTTACCGCATCGTTGGCGAAGCGCTTTGGGACAGCAGCACGTTGCTGAGTGACAGCCACGGATTGGGTGGCTTTCTTGCAGGGTTCGCCGGTTATCGCGCAAGCCCCAGCGGCCTGACCTTGTTGGTGTGGATCGGTTATTGGCTGGCCGTCGGCGGCTGGCTACGGCAACGCACTGCGGAAAACCTGCCATGCCCGACCTGAGCCGACGCAATCGATGGCTCCAGCGTTTGGGTGACGGAATGCGTCGTCATGCGCCCGTCATCCGTGGGGTGCAGTGGTCTGTTGTAGTGTTTTACGCGGTGCTGTTGGTGGCCCCGGCGCTGTTGCCGCTACCGGACAGCCAGGCACGGATACTCGACAACCTGACCTTGCTCGCGCAGTTCCTGTTCTGGGGGATCTGGTGGCCGTTCGTGTTGCTGTCGATGGTGTTTTTCGGCCGACTCTGGTGTGGCGTTCTGTGCCCGGAAGGTTCGCTCAGCGAATGGGCCAGCCATTACGGTAAAGGCCTGGGTGTGCCGCGCTGGTTGCGCTGGGGCGGCTGGCCTACATTGGCGTTCTGCCTGACGACCCTCTACGGCCAGTTGATCAGCGTCTATGACTACGCCCAGGCCGCACTGTTGATTCTGGGTGGCTCGACCGTCGCAGCGGTCAGCGTCGGGTTGTTGTTCGCCCGGGGCAAGCGAGTCTGGTGCCGTTACCTGTGCCCGGTCAGCGGCGTCTTCGCCCTGCTCGCCCGGCTGGCCCCCGTACACTTTCAGGTCGATGAGCAACGCTGGATAGAGAATGCCGCACCACGCCTGCCGCCGCCCAACTGCGCTCCCCTGCTCGATATTCGCCGCCTGCAAGGCGCCAGTGATTGTCACGCCTGCGGACGCTGCAGCGGGCAACGCGGTGCCGTTCAACTGATCGCCCGCTCCAGCAATCAGGAGATTCTTCAAGCGACGGCGCAGACCCTGTCCCCCTGGGACGCCCGCTTGCTGCTGTTCGGCGTAATCG is a genomic window containing:
- a CDS encoding polysaccharide lyase family 7 protein, yielding MTVDISNYTIATPLPISDTNPIALELIGWRALLECPEVVSMLADGSLQMTAPTLGASSKSTHRTRCEWKEPGYWLFASAADHWNRQEMRLTKVNSLQKVVIGQIHVQGSERPPVKVFWNKGRITMGFRSSYLQEDPVNTTVLENVPLGALFKINIHANSNGAVSVSASCNGVKSTSAIMRLDNTWDTKTLAFHGGVYNQIDYSDTTDPEDGSVCIISDLSITHA
- a CDS encoding DUF3079 domain-containing protein, with the protein product MAKNFPVNPKHPERICWGCDLYCPAKSLACGNGSERTMHPAEMFGEDWHLPGDWGLDAVITTDKVVDGFQTLSDDALPAKS
- a CDS encoding iron transporter, which encodes MRTPFSLPLALLLLTPLAHAKEYPIGEPQLCPGLEVGAVYLQPIEMAPAGMMRATADSDVHLEADIRATADNRQGFQEGSFVPYLNVSFNLKKHGSDPEIKGDFHAMVANDGPHYGDNVKLLGPGKYQLTFTVLPPAGHGSLGRHTDKETGVAPWFERCELHYEFIYAGIGKKGGY
- a CDS encoding cupredoxin domain-containing protein; the encoded protein is MKRLHLAWLMVAGAVAPLTVHAELPSFELILRDGHFTPALLEVPAGQRFKIVLKNVGQGPAEFESTPLRVEKVLSPGVTTFVVIHPLRPGHYPFFDEFNPQLPEGGILAK
- a CDS encoding FTR1 family iron permease; the encoded protein is MNQSMFIVWRESVEALLVIGILQAWAGQQGQRHRLVKYLWAGVVLGLMLSGLLAVLILFAGEAMSGSASEWFQAALALVASLLMVQMVGWMHRHGRSLNHDLRRHADSHLARQGGAGLLLLAMLAISREGSETVVFLYGAGARLRGPQLGLFAVGGVLGLVLSVLTITLLHSSRRFISWQRFFAISEVILLMLGAALLVSGTERIGGQLLALDFPEGVYRIVGEALWDSSTLLSDSHGLGGFLAGFAGYRASPSGLTLLVWIGYWLAVGGWLRQRTAENLPCPT
- a CDS encoding 4Fe-4S binding protein, producing MPDLSRRNRWLQRLGDGMRRHAPVIRGVQWSVVVFYAVLLVAPALLPLPDSQARILDNLTLLAQFLFWGIWWPFVLLSMVFFGRLWCGVLCPEGSLSEWASHYGKGLGVPRWLRWGGWPTLAFCLTTLYGQLISVYDYAQAALLILGGSTVAAVSVGLLFARGKRVWCRYLCPVSGVFALLARLAPVHFQVDEQRWIENAAPRLPPPNCAPLLDIRRLQGASDCHACGRCSGQRGAVQLIARSSNQEILQATAQTLSPWDARLLLFGVIGLAMGAFQWTVSPWFIALKQHLARWLVEHNQLWALQDNAPWWLLTHYPQLNDSFSWLDGFSIVAYLSLSSIVLGTALMLLLRLTARLAQDRALYWPLALTLTPLGGAGLFLGLSATTVKLLRYEGLLLEWVQPARACLLMAAMGWSLLLGWKRLSRENLSQVQRGSAIACLLLAEGMVGFGWWLQFWGWA